One Sagittula stellata E-37 genomic window carries:
- a CDS encoding FAD-binding oxidoreductase encodes MPDTLHTNALSRLTALLGDRLVTSDADRRLHGQNETYYPNTPPDAVAYPETTAEVSEIVKICADTGTPVTPYGAASSLEGQHLAVQGGISLDFARMNRLLSVSPEDLLCTAQPGLTRKRLNEDLRDTGLFFSVDPGADASLGGMAATRASGTTAVRYGTIRENILALEAVMADGTIVRTGSEARKSATGYDLTHLLIGSEGTLGIITELTLRLHGLPEATAAATCRFPSIEDAVNCVILTIQSGLPMARIELLDHMMVRGFNRYAQADLPEEPHLFLEFHGSAAGVAEQSAAFREIAADFGASGWKEAVKAEDRNALWAMRHSAHYASAALGEGRHIWPTDTCVPISKLAEAVTWAQTRAVEYGLTATIVGHVGDGNFHVGLSVDPEDAAEMARAHDYTHALGEMALKLRGTVSGEHGIGIGKQDFMVREHGSAVAVMRAIKQALDPAGILNPGKLLPPA; translated from the coding sequence ATGCCTGACACCTTGCACACAAACGCCCTCTCCCGTCTCACCGCGCTGCTCGGCGACCGGCTCGTCACGTCTGACGCCGACCGCCGCCTGCATGGCCAGAACGAGACCTACTACCCCAACACCCCGCCCGACGCCGTGGCCTACCCGGAGACGACCGCCGAGGTCTCGGAAATCGTGAAGATCTGCGCCGACACGGGCACGCCCGTCACGCCCTACGGCGCCGCCAGCTCGCTCGAAGGCCAGCATCTTGCCGTCCAGGGCGGCATCAGCCTGGACTTCGCGCGCATGAACCGGCTGCTCTCGGTCTCGCCCGAAGACCTGCTCTGCACCGCGCAACCGGGCCTGACCCGCAAGCGCCTGAACGAAGACCTGCGCGACACCGGCCTATTCTTCTCGGTCGATCCCGGCGCCGATGCCTCGCTCGGCGGCATGGCCGCCACCCGCGCCTCCGGCACCACTGCCGTGCGCTACGGCACGATCCGCGAGAACATCCTCGCTCTGGAGGCGGTGATGGCCGACGGCACGATCGTCCGCACCGGGTCGGAGGCGCGCAAGTCCGCCACCGGCTACGACCTGACGCACCTGCTGATCGGATCAGAAGGCACGCTGGGCATCATCACCGAACTGACGCTGCGGCTGCACGGCCTGCCAGAAGCCACCGCCGCCGCGACCTGCCGCTTCCCTTCCATAGAAGATGCGGTGAACTGCGTGATCCTGACGATCCAGTCGGGCCTGCCCATGGCGCGGATCGAACTGCTGGACCACATGATGGTGCGCGGTTTCAACCGATACGCCCAGGCCGACCTGCCGGAAGAGCCGCACCTCTTCCTCGAATTCCACGGCTCCGCGGCCGGCGTCGCCGAGCAGTCCGCAGCCTTCCGCGAGATCGCCGCCGACTTCGGCGCCTCGGGCTGGAAAGAGGCGGTGAAGGCGGAGGACCGCAATGCGCTCTGGGCCATGCGCCACAGCGCGCATTACGCCTCTGCCGCGCTTGGAGAGGGCCGCCACATCTGGCCCACCGACACCTGCGTGCCGATCTCGAAACTGGCCGAGGCGGTGACCTGGGCACAGACCCGCGCCGTGGAATACGGGCTGACGGCGACCATCGTCGGCCACGTCGGCGACGGCAACTTCCACGTGGGACTCTCCGTCGACCCCGAAGACGCCGCAGAAATGGCGCGCGCCCACGATTACACCCACGCGCTGGGAGAGATGGCCCTGAAGCTGCGCGGCACGGTCAGCGGCGAACACGGCATCGGCATCGGCAAACAGGACTTCATGGTCCGTGAACACGGCTCTGCCGTGGCCGTCATGCGCGCGATCAAACAGGCGCTCGACCCCGCGGGCATCCTGAACCCCGGCAAGTTGCTCCCGCCTGCCTGA
- a CDS encoding phytanoyl-CoA dioxygenase family protein translates to MLTEEQKAFYAENGYLKVDSVLTADQLSRAQSIVTDWIEGSRSVTESDDLYDLDQGHSAETPCLTRVKLPHRNDPFFWDLLTASRVTEVLNDLLGPSTIINTSKLNCKAPGGGAAVEWHQDWAFYPATNDDLLAFGVLLEDMDEENGPLMVIPGSHRGPVLSHHHEGHFCGAVSPDDPDFDLSKAVTLTGRAGDMTVHHVRALHGSAPNRSTRARKILFYECASADAWPLLGASSYIHGLGQQGFWADLQDRIITGEPCFTPRLEQVPVRMPLPPAKDNTSIFRTQMSGGMKSAFG, encoded by the coding sequence ATGCTTACCGAGGAACAAAAGGCGTTCTACGCCGAGAATGGCTACCTGAAGGTCGACAGTGTGCTGACGGCGGACCAACTGTCCCGGGCGCAGTCCATCGTCACGGATTGGATCGAAGGATCGCGGAGCGTAACCGAAAGCGACGATCTCTACGATCTCGACCAGGGACATTCGGCGGAAACGCCGTGCCTGACACGGGTGAAGCTGCCGCACAGGAACGATCCGTTCTTCTGGGACCTGCTGACGGCATCGCGGGTGACGGAAGTGCTGAACGACCTGCTTGGACCGTCGACGATCATCAACACGTCCAAGCTGAACTGCAAGGCGCCGGGCGGCGGCGCGGCAGTGGAATGGCACCAGGACTGGGCTTTCTACCCGGCGACCAACGACGATCTCCTGGCGTTCGGCGTGCTGCTGGAGGACATGGACGAGGAAAACGGGCCGCTGATGGTGATCCCCGGTTCGCACCGGGGTCCGGTGCTGTCCCACCATCACGAGGGGCACTTTTGCGGGGCGGTGTCGCCGGACGATCCGGACTTCGACCTGTCGAAGGCGGTGACGCTGACGGGCAGGGCGGGCGACATGACGGTGCACCATGTGCGGGCGCTGCATGGCTCGGCGCCCAACCGGTCGACCCGGGCGCGCAAGATCCTGTTCTACGAGTGCGCCAGTGCGGATGCGTGGCCGTTGCTGGGCGCGTCGAGCTACATCCACGGCCTCGGCCAGCAGGGTTTCTGGGCCGACCTGCAGGACCGGATCATCACCGGGGAGCCGTGTTTCACGCCCCGGCTGGAACAGGTGCCGGTGCGGATGCCGCTGCCGCCCGCGAAGGACAACACCTCGATCTTCCGGACCCAGATGTCGGGGGGCATGAAGAGCGCCTTCGGTTGA
- a CDS encoding SDR family oxidoreductase, whose translation MGLFDLSGRRALITGASMGIGFALARGLAQAGAALVLNARGVEKLDAAAEVLRGEGAEVDVLPFDVTDAAAAREAIDGFEAGTGAIDILVNNAGMQHRAPLEEFPPEIFDRLMRTNVASAFYVGQACARHMIGRGAGRIVNIASVQTLQARPGIAPYTASKGAVANLTKGMSTDWAPKGLNVNAIAPGYFDTPLNKALVENPEFCRWLEERTPQGRWGKVEELAGACVFLCSDAASFVNGHVLFVDGGITARL comes from the coding sequence ATGGGACTTTTCGACTTGTCGGGGCGGAGGGCGCTGATCACGGGCGCCTCCATGGGGATCGGTTTTGCGCTGGCACGCGGGCTGGCACAGGCAGGAGCCGCGCTGGTGCTGAACGCGCGCGGCGTGGAGAAACTGGACGCGGCGGCCGAGGTGCTGCGCGGCGAGGGGGCGGAGGTCGACGTGCTGCCCTTCGACGTGACGGACGCGGCGGCGGCGCGGGAGGCCATCGACGGATTCGAGGCCGGAACGGGCGCCATCGACATCCTGGTCAACAACGCGGGCATGCAGCATCGCGCGCCGCTGGAGGAGTTTCCGCCGGAGATCTTCGACCGCCTGATGCGGACCAACGTGGCCTCGGCTTTCTACGTGGGGCAGGCCTGCGCGCGGCACATGATCGGCCGCGGCGCCGGGCGGATCGTCAACATCGCCTCGGTCCAGACCTTGCAGGCGCGGCCGGGAATCGCGCCCTACACCGCCTCGAAGGGGGCGGTGGCGAACCTGACGAAGGGCATGTCGACGGACTGGGCGCCGAAGGGGCTGAACGTCAACGCCATCGCACCGGGCTATTTCGACACGCCGCTGAACAAGGCGCTGGTGGAGAACCCGGAATTCTGCCGCTGGCTTGAGGAACGTACGCCGCAGGGCCGCTGGGGCAAGGTGGAGGAGCTGGCAGGCGCCTGTGTCTTCCTTTGCTCGGACGCAGCGAGTTTCGTCAACGGGCACGTCCTGTTCGTGGACGGGGGCATCACCGCGCGACTGTGA
- a CDS encoding LysE family translocator, with amino-acid sequence MLTFAAAVFFLIVTPGPGVLSTAGLGAAYGFAAGLRYVGGLFIGTNLVALAVISGVAAIVLSVPVVRWVLMAASIGYLLYLASRIAFAGSRLAFIEAKAPPALGSGILLQAINPKAYAVNTTLFAGFPFAPDNLVYETVAKLLIANAIWIPIHLGWLFAGASLHRLNLSDRNQRSINVAMAASMLLVVALALYSGLKNA; translated from the coding sequence ATGCTGACATTCGCCGCCGCCGTCTTCTTTCTGATCGTGACGCCCGGCCCTGGCGTTCTCTCGACCGCCGGGCTGGGCGCGGCCTACGGATTCGCGGCCGGGCTGCGCTATGTCGGCGGGCTGTTCATCGGGACGAACCTCGTGGCGCTGGCGGTGATCTCCGGCGTGGCGGCCATCGTGTTGTCGGTGCCGGTGGTCCGCTGGGTGCTTATGGCGGCCTCCATCGGCTACCTGCTGTACCTCGCCTCCCGCATCGCCTTCGCGGGGTCCCGCCTCGCCTTCATCGAGGCCAAGGCCCCGCCCGCCTTGGGCTCCGGCATCCTGCTGCAGGCGATCAATCCGAAGGCCTATGCCGTCAACACCACGCTCTTCGCGGGCTTCCCCTTCGCCCCCGACAACCTCGTATACGAAACTGTGGCCAAGCTGCTGATCGCCAATGCGATCTGGATTCCGATCCACCTCGGCTGGCTCTTCGCCGGCGCGTCCCTGCACCGACTCAACCTGTCCGACCGCAACCAGCGGTCCATCAACGTCGCGATGGCAGCCTCCATGCTGCTCGTCGTGGCCCTTGCCCTCTATTCCGGCCTGAAGAATGCCTGA
- a CDS encoding YfdX family protein → MKTRSKLLSGALIAVMLGGSAMSAYAATNATDPAAKATAKTEQAAAKDPGYATQTGMIRTADEAFKALRDVHLARMAISKDDQETAKMRVDAALALFDKSEKDWNDLTIGDTEDPSNADRLLPIDVSMSLGETFVPGEATGDALKTATAQLQSGQHDAALNTLRVAEIDVNVSAAMLPIAATHQALQDASNALANGDMTAADQALAKVGDAIVVRSFSIDGIPQQQSVKASADAGAKNTSPVSEEHAQSEATAAMADQPTDGS, encoded by the coding sequence ATGAAAACCCGTTCCAAACTCTTGTCCGGCGCCCTGATCGCCGTGATGCTCGGCGGCTCCGCAATGTCGGCCTATGCCGCCACCAACGCCACCGATCCTGCAGCCAAGGCCACCGCGAAGACGGAACAGGCCGCCGCAAAGGACCCCGGCTATGCCACTCAGACCGGCATGATCCGCACCGCCGACGAGGCGTTCAAGGCGCTGCGTGACGTGCATCTGGCCCGCATGGCCATCTCGAAGGACGATCAGGAGACCGCCAAGATGCGCGTCGACGCCGCGCTGGCCCTGTTCGACAAGTCCGAGAAGGACTGGAACGACCTGACCATCGGCGACACGGAGGATCCGTCGAATGCCGACCGCCTGCTGCCCATCGACGTCTCCATGTCCCTCGGTGAGACATTTGTCCCCGGCGAAGCCACCGGCGACGCGCTCAAGACCGCAACGGCGCAGTTGCAGAGCGGCCAGCATGACGCAGCGCTGAACACCCTGCGCGTGGCCGAGATCGACGTGAATGTCAGTGCCGCCATGCTGCCCATCGCAGCAACCCATCAGGCGCTTCAGGACGCATCCAACGCTCTGGCCAATGGCGACATGACCGCCGCCGACCAGGCGCTGGCCAAGGTGGGCGACGCGATCGTGGTCCGCAGCTTCTCCATCGACGGCATCCCGCAGCAGCAGTCCGTGAAAGCCTCTGCCGACGCAGGCGCCAAGAACACCTCGCCCGTGAGCGAGGAACACGCCCAATCCGAAGCCACGGCAGCAATGGCGGACCAGCCGACCGACGGCTCCTGA
- a CDS encoding NAD(P)-dependent oxidoreductase, protein MSDKAKVGFIGLGYMGHGMAKNILQNGHPMMVKGNRNRTPVESLVGMGATEATSPREMAEQCDIVHICLSNSPQVESVFRGADGLLAGAREGLIVVDCTTADPTSTMALAEELAAKGGHFVDAPLGRTPKEAEEGTLDAMIGADEEVFDRVLPVIECWAGNINRVGGVGAGHKMKLLMNTISMGYAALYAEVTVLGAKAGIPPKMVQKVIGSSRLGNGFFDTFMRCVVDGEREVHKFSIANASKDLKYAGSMAAEADVMTLMLGAARQYFVHAEAIGHAQDYVPWLADHVARMNGVEMAEESAKGR, encoded by the coding sequence ATGTCGGACAAGGCAAAGGTCGGCTTCATCGGGCTGGGGTACATGGGGCACGGGATGGCCAAGAACATCCTGCAGAACGGCCACCCGATGATGGTCAAGGGAAACCGCAACCGTACGCCGGTCGAAAGCCTCGTGGGGATGGGCGCGACCGAGGCGACGAGCCCGCGCGAGATGGCTGAGCAGTGCGACATCGTGCACATCTGCCTGTCGAACTCTCCGCAGGTCGAATCGGTCTTCCGGGGCGCGGACGGGCTTTTGGCTGGGGCGCGCGAAGGGCTGATCGTGGTGGATTGCACCACCGCCGATCCGACCTCGACCATGGCGCTGGCCGAGGAACTGGCGGCGAAGGGCGGGCATTTCGTCGACGCACCGCTGGGACGCACCCCGAAGGAAGCCGAGGAAGGCACGCTGGATGCGATGATCGGCGCGGACGAGGAGGTCTTTGACCGTGTGCTGCCGGTGATCGAATGCTGGGCGGGCAACATCAACCGGGTCGGCGGTGTCGGTGCGGGCCACAAGATGAAGCTGCTGATGAACACGATCTCGATGGGCTACGCCGCGCTTTATGCCGAGGTCACGGTGCTGGGCGCCAAGGCGGGGATTCCGCCGAAGATGGTGCAGAAGGTCATCGGATCGTCGCGTTTGGGCAACGGCTTCTTCGACACCTTCATGCGCTGCGTCGTGGACGGGGAGCGCGAGGTGCACAAGTTCTCCATCGCCAATGCGTCGAAGGACCTGAAGTACGCCGGGTCCATGGCCGCGGAGGCGGATGTGATGACGCTGATGCTGGGCGCCGCGCGGCAGTATTTCGTCCATGCCGAGGCCATCGGCCACGCGCAGGACTACGTGCCGTGGCTGGCCGATCACGTTGCGCGGATGAACGGCGTCGAGATGGCGGAGGAATCGGCGAAGGGGCGCTAG
- a CDS encoding fumarylacetoacetate hydrolase family protein, translated as MTLTNPDPKGTFLARVLRPGMGPCIARLDGDTLVDITSKTAPTMRDLLELDDPLAHVRAADGERFATLADLGPDGPALLAPCDLQVVKASGVTFAQSMVERVIEEQAAGDPDRAEAIRTRVGRIIGDSLAGLVPGSEKAAEVKKVLQAEGLWSQYLEVGIGPDAEVFTKCPTLAAVGHGADVGLHPMSRWNNPEPEVVLAVTSKGDIVGATLGNDVNLRDVEGRSALLLGKAKDNNASASVGPFLRLFDETYGMADVESAELTLTVKGEDGYTLNGRSSMSKISRPPASIVGQTIGGHHQYPDGFFLYLGTLFAPTEDRDTQGQGFTHKVGDVVTIAEPKLGALTNTVRLSTDCPPWTFGVAALMRNLAQRGLL; from the coding sequence ATGACACTGACAAACCCCGATCCCAAAGGCACCTTCCTCGCCCGCGTCCTGCGCCCTGGCATGGGCCCCTGCATCGCGCGCCTCGACGGCGACACGCTGGTGGACATCACCTCGAAGACTGCGCCGACGATGCGCGACCTGCTCGAACTCGACGACCCGCTGGCCCATGTCCGCGCGGCGGACGGCGAACGCTTCGCCACCCTCGCCGACCTCGGCCCCGACGGCCCGGCGCTGCTCGCGCCCTGCGACCTGCAGGTGGTCAAGGCCTCCGGCGTCACCTTCGCGCAGTCCATGGTCGAGCGCGTGATCGAGGAACAGGCCGCCGGCGACCCCGACCGCGCGGAGGCAATCCGCACAAGGGTCGGGCGGATCATCGGCGACAGCCTCGCGGGCCTCGTGCCCGGGTCCGAGAAAGCGGCGGAGGTCAAGAAGGTCCTGCAGGCCGAGGGCCTCTGGTCCCAGTACCTCGAGGTCGGCATCGGGCCGGACGCCGAGGTCTTCACCAAATGCCCCACCCTCGCCGCCGTGGGCCATGGCGCCGATGTGGGGCTCCACCCCATGTCGCGCTGGAACAACCCCGAACCGGAGGTGGTGCTGGCCGTCACCTCGAAAGGCGACATCGTCGGCGCGACGCTCGGCAACGACGTCAACCTGCGCGACGTGGAGGGCCGCTCCGCCCTGCTTCTGGGCAAGGCCAAGGACAACAACGCCTCCGCGTCGGTCGGGCCCTTCCTGCGGCTCTTCGACGAGACCTACGGCATGGCGGACGTCGAATCCGCCGAACTGACCCTGACCGTCAAGGGCGAGGACGGCTACACGCTCAACGGCCGATCCTCTATGTCGAAGATCTCGCGCCCGCCCGCCTCCATCGTCGGGCAGACCATCGGCGGGCATCATCAGTACCCGGACGGTTTCTTCCTCTACCTCGGCACGCTCTTCGCGCCGACCGAGGACCGCGACACGCAGGGCCAGGGCTTCACCCACAAGGTCGGCGACGTGGTGACCATTGCCGAACCGAAGCTGGGGGCGCTGACCAACACCGTGCGGCTGTCAACCGACTGCCCGCCGTGGACCTTCGGCGTGGCCGCCCTGATGCGCAACCTCGCACAAAGGGGGCTTCTGTGA